TGTCTGCGGCAAGTTTGGAGAAAGAAGGAGGAACTCATCCATGAGCTTTTTACTTATTCTCGGTGTCATCCTGGCATTTCTGGCCGCCATCTTCACAGCAGGCTATAATGACCGTCCAGGATCAAACCGATAATAGAAAGAAATGCGCAAGGCGCCGGGAAGCGGCGTATTATGCCATGAAAAAACGACCTGTCATCAGGTCGTTTTTTATTTCTCAGGAAAGGCCCGGGAAGCGCTGCTGTCTCAAAGCCTCATATGCAATAATGGCTGCTGTGTTCGAAAGGTTGAGCGAGCGGATATTGCCTGTCATCGGCAGCCGCAGGCACTGGTCCGGATATTTTTCCGGAATTTCATCAGGCAGTCCGGTTGTTTCCCGGCCGAACACGAAAAAGAGTTCCTGATCCGAATTGCTGAAGTCCGCATCCGTAAACACATTCTTGCCGAACTTTGTTATAAAGTAAAAATTGCCGCTGCTGTATGCCTGGAACAGCTCATCCAACGAGTCATGGTAATGGATATCAACATGCTCCCAGTAATCGAGACCGGCCCTTTTCAGCATTTTATCATCAGTTGAAAACCCAAGCGGCCTGACAAGATGCAGTGATATACCGGT
This Bacillus marinisedimentorum DNA region includes the following protein-coding sequences:
- the trmL gene encoding tRNA (uridine(34)/cytosine(34)/5-carboxymethylaminomethyluridine(34)-2'-O)-methyltransferase TrmL, which gives rise to MTTVGIHIVLFQPLIPANTGNIARTCAGTGISLHLVRPLGFSTDDKMLKRAGLDYWEHVDIHYHDSLDELFQAYSSGNFYFITKFGKNVFTDADFSNSDQELFFVFGRETTGLPDEIPEKYPDQCLRLPMTGNIRSLNLSNTAAIIAYEALRQQRFPGLS